CACCGGGGAATTGAAAGGATAATGGAGGGCCTCCCTGTGGAGAAGGCCAACAGCCTGACAGAGAAGGTATGCGGGATCTGCTCAGGCGTCCACCTCTGGAATTCAGTCCTGGTGGCTGAGAAGGGCCTCGGAGTGGAGATACCCGAAAGGGCATCCTACATAAGGATAATAGTTGGGGAACTTGAAAGACTCCACAGCCACCTCCTCTACCTGGCCCATGGAAATGAGGTCCTTGGGCATGAAACATTCTCCATGAGGCTATTCTACATAAGGGAGACCGTCATGGAACTTCTGAGGCTCATAGGAGGTAACAGGGTACAGTACGGCGTACCCATCATCGGAGGCATAAGACCGAGGGCAGACCTTGACGAGATGAAAATCCAGAGGATAATTGAGGGAATGGACTTCATAGAGGAGAAGGTTGAGGCCTTTGCAGAGAGGTTCACCTCCGATCCAATGGTAATGTCCCGCATAACAGGGGTCTGCCCCATAAGCAGGAAGGATGCCCTTAGATTACATGTAACAGGCCCAACACTCAGGGCAACTGGTGTTGAATTCGACCTGAGGACTGAAATGCCATGCTACGAGCCATTTGAATTTGATATCATAACCCAGGATGGTGGGGATGTCAGGGCAAACCTCCTCATGAGGGTCCTCGAGATATTTGAATCCATAAAGATAATAAGACAGGCCCTCAGGGACCTCCCGGATGGAAGGGTTGTTGACAGGAACTGGGAGATGCAGGATACAGGGATAGTAAAGAGCTACGTTGAGGCCCCAAGGGGGAGACTCTACCACTCCTATGCAATAGAGGATGGAAGGGTGAGGGGCTCAATAATAAGGACACCCTCAATGTCAAACATAGGTGCCATGCAGTATGCCTGCATAGGCCACCACATCACCGATGCACAGCTCGGGATAGTGCAGTGCGACCCCTGCTTCACGTGCACAGACAGGGCAATTGAAATAATAGACCTCAATGCTGAAAGGTGATCAAAGTGGACGCATCATATTCAATCATATCTGTCACTGGAACAGTCCTCCTCGGATTGATTGTAAGCCTCTGGCTGCCGGGGATTGAGAGGAAATTTGTCCATGCAAGGATACAGCAGCGCATAGGCCCCCCTGTTTCAAGCCCGGGGCTCATGGCCGCACTCAAGTTCTTCTACAAAAAGACAATTGAGCCATGCTCACCCCTCCCACGCCTCTACAACTCACTCCCCATTATAGGGTTCATATCAGCACTCCTCATACTTCTCTTCCTCATACCCCCCATGTACACCTTCGGTGCCCTCGCAAGCCTGGTCGCGGTTGTGGGATTCCTCAAGATAGAGGAGGTGATCTACGTCTTCATGGGTTCACTCTCAAGGTCAGTCATGTCCCTGAGGATGCCATTCCCTGACCTTGCAAAGGGGGCCAAACACCCCAATGTCCAGAGGTACTTCCTTGAGGATCTGAGTGCAATGAGGGCTTTCAGGCTGATTGCATTCGGGTCATTCCCCATATACATCGCACTCTTCGTGCCGGCGGTTATGGCTGGAAGCATATCCATCGGGGACATCGTGGCATACCAGGCAGCCAATGGCCCGGTACTCTTCACCCTTGCAGGGGTTATAGGTACCGTGGCATTCTTCATAGGCTACATGATACTCCTCAACGAGTACCCCTTCGCCATACTCAAGACCAAGGCCGATGTCATAGAGGGGCCATACATGGAGTACGCTTCAAAGTACAGGGCATTCGTCTACATAACCCGGGGATTCCTCATGTTCACACTGGGGTGTCTCTTCTCCGTGCTTTTCATCGGGGTACCCCCAAACATACTCAGCTGGGGCATACTCGTCAACCTGGCAGCTGCAGCTATATTCCCCGTAATCATGGCAGTCTTCAGTGCATTTGCACCGGTATTCACTTTCAAGCAGTTCTACCCCGTAACAGCAGCGGCATCGGTGATAGGGGTCCTGGCACTGGTGGTGGCATTTGTATGAAGGTGATAGAATGAAGATGGTTATAAGGCCGCATCACATGATAAGCCTCGGCGGATACATAGTGGAACTGGAGTTCCCCTACAGGAACCTCATAGTCGTGAATCCAACCGACGAGCACATCAAGATAGAGGTCCCCGTGTTTGATGAGGACTGGATAGAGGAACACAGGGAACTGGGCCTCAGAATAATACCCGTAAGGGATGAGGATAACTACCTGAGCCTCTGGAGGAGGGAGAAGGCCCTCCTGGAGGCCTCAGATTAAATTTTTCGTGGTTTAAATGAGTTCAGCGGCTCTCAGTATAAAGACGGTTGAGAGGCCAGGAGTTCTCAGTGAGATAACCGGCATGATAGCCTCAAGGAACATAAACATCACCTACGCCCACCTCTACGTTGAAAGGGATGGCCATGGCTCCATATACATGGAACTTGAGGATGTGGAGGACATGGAGTCCCTCCTGGATGAAATCAGGTCCTCAAAAACAGTGGTTGATGTCAGGGTGCACAGGTCACTTGAGGAGATCTATGGTAAGAGGATAATCATAATAGGTGGAGGGGCCCAGGTATCCCAGGTTGCCATGGGGGCCATCAGCGAGGCCGACAGGCACAACATAAGGGGCGAGCGCATAAGCATCGACACCATACCCCTCGTAGGGGAGGCTGAACTTGCGGAGGCTGTCAGCGCCGTTGGGAGGCTCCCAAGGGTGGCCGCCCTGGTACTTGCCGGTTCACTGATGGGTGGGGAGATCACAAGGGCTGTTGAGAGGGTTAAAAGTGAACATGATATCATCGTCATAAGCCTCAACATGCCAGGGAGCGTCACAGGTGTTGCGGATCTTGTTGTGACAGACCCCATACAGGCGGGGGTTATGAGTGTAATGGCCGTTGCAGACACAGCGGTTTTTAACATCGAAAAGGTAAGGGGTGAAAAATTCTAGCCACCCAAATAAAGGGTAAAAAGATTTAGGGCTTCAGCTCATCTCGATAGCCCTTATAAGTTTACTGGCCGCGTTTTTGAGTTCAGGGTCCTTTATATCACCACTTTCCCTTATTTTAAGGGCCAGTTCAAGGACCTTTGATACATCTGATGGCTTGAGGTTCTCTGCCATTTCAAGGTAGGTCTGGTCCTCTTCGGGTATTTCATCCTTCTTCTTGGCAGCGAGTTCCAGGAGAACACGGCAACTGCTCATCACATCCGGGCTGTCAATATCCTCACACTTTTTAAGAAGCTCCTCCTTCATATCATCACCTTGAATTATTATGTTTTAACGGTTATTTAATTCTAATCATTTTAGCGGCAGTAACGTCGGGGTCTTTTTTACATGGCTGATGATTATTATAGCGGATTGTGATCTCATGTGGATTTATTGGTGTGCAGGTGATGATATAATACAGTCATTTCAGCGGAAACTCCCGTGAGCAGGTCTCTGCAAGACCGCAGCCTGCACATTTAGATGGACTCACCTGAACTTCAGGCAACTCACCATCATCCTTTATCCTTCTTATATCGTCCAGGATATCGAAGAGGTACTCCCTTCTCCCGTAATCTGCCAGCACGGGTCTTCTCGCACCGGAAAGCAGGTATTCTATGAATGAAACCAGGGTCTCTGTCTCAAATTCCCTCTCAACCAGGATAGCATGTGCTGTGAGTTCAAGGCTGTCGGCTGGCCAGACACCCCTGAAGGGAGGTTTGGAGGTCTTTATCTTCAGGGGGTAGTAGGAGCCATCAACCAGCTCCATGGTTACACGTCCATGGATCTCAAGGGAAGGATCGTTGATCGGGTAATCCCTGATCAATGGTGGAAACAGCACATGGGCCGCCATGTCCCCCGAAAGACCAAGGGTGCTCATAGCCCTGATTATCCTGTTTGCAGTGGATTCAACCTCAAAGAGCATGAGGTCCATTATCTTATCCCTTTCAGTTTCATCAAGGCCCCTTATTATTCCCCCGAGGTCCTCCCTGAGGATGGATTCCAGTTCATCCATCCCGATGTCTTCGTCAATCTTCCGGGCTCTGCTCTCAGCAGCTGCCCTGAAGTCGAGGTAGGCATCCCTTAACCTTATTGCAAACCTGTTACCCGGCTCACTGATCCCCAGGAGTTCACGGAGATACACCTTCATGGGACAGAACATGAATTCAGATATCATGGAAACCGCAATGGACATAGGATTCACCACCATATTATTATTAATTTATTAATAAGTATTAAGTATGATGGTGGGAATCCCGGGGCTGAAGGAACTCATGGCAGGGGTTTACGTGATATATAAGCAATGAAAAACAAAAAGAGGAGATTTAAAAAATTAGAGTATTTTAAGCCGGACAGGTTCACCGGTGACCCACTGGATTTCAGATATCTCCCTGATGGCGCTCTGAATGTCCCCCTCGGCCGCCTCATGGGTTACTATGTATATGGGTACAGATTCCCCCTCAAGTGCACCCTTCTGTGTAACTGATTCAATGCTTATTTCATGCCTGCTGAAGGCCCCGGCTATCTCATGGAGAACCCCTGGCCTGTCAACCGCATCGAGCCTGATATAGTACCTTGATCTGGTTTTGCTGAACTCCCTTATGGATTCAACCATCCTGACACCGGGTCCTGGCTGCAGCGGACTTTCAGGGTTAAGGGCGATTTCCATACAGTCTGCAACAACTGCACTTGCAGTGGCCCTCCTCCCCGCCCCCTTACCATAGAACATCACAGGGCCGGTGAAGTCCCCTGTGATGTATATGCCGTTGAATACGCCATTTACAGATGAAAGCAGGTGTTCATGGGGTACAAGGAAGGGCATGACACCCATTTCCAGCTCACCATCATCCAGAGAGGCCGTTGCAAGAAGTTTAACACTGCAGCCGAGCTCCTTATTTGCGTATTCAATATCATCACGCCTTATACTGCTTATACCCTCCACATGCAGGTCCTCTTCGGGCACATAAATCCCGAAACCAAGTAGAGCCAGTATTATAAGCTTCTGGGCTGTGTCATGGCCCTCAATATCGAATGTAGGGTCTCTCTCAGCATAACCGAGCCTCTGGGCCTCCCTGAGGACATCATCAAATTCCATTCCCTCAGAGGCCATCCTTGTGAGGATGTAGTTGGCTGTGCCGTTTATTATACCGTAAATGGATTTTATCCGGTTGGCTGCAAGGGATTCGTTTAGGGCCCTCAGCACGGGTATGCCCCCACCCACACTGGCCTCGAATGCGATCCTCACCCCATTCTTCCTTGCAGCAGTTATTATCTCATCCCAGTGCCTGGCGAGGAGTGCCTTGTTGGCTGTTACAACGTGCTTACCATTTTCCAGTGCCCTCAGTATGAAGCTCCTGGCCGGTTCATAGCCCCCTATGAGCTCTATCACTATATCGATCTCAGGGTCATTGAGGATATCATCAGCGTCTGTTGAGAGTATCTGAGGGTCTATCTCAACGCCACGGTCAGTTTCTATGTCAAGGTCCACAACCCTTTTGAGTTTCAGGTCCTTTCCAGTTTTTTCTCTTATGAGGTCATGGTTGGTGTTGAATATCTCCACAACCCCCGCCCCGATTGTTCCAAATCCTATGAGTCCAACATTCACATGAAAACCTCCATGCATATTAAATGAATGGTATAACTCCATTTACTGTTATTCACTATCCACTTGATGATTTATCGTATTTGCAGTTTAAAATAGTTCAGCTTTCCGCTGAAATAGGGAAATTGAGTTGATTTTCATCGCTTCCTGATGAAAAGCCGAACCGTGGTGAGACCTGAAGTTATACTTCTTCACTACATTTTGGAATTTTGGGTTAAATAGTAAATAAATAGTAACTTATATATTGTTTTTTGTTCAATATATATCTCAATAGATGAGGGGAGGTGTATGTATAGAAAGGTCTTTATTTTGTTATTGGCTACTTTTTTTGCGGTTGCCCTTTCCGGCACAGCCTCGGGGGCTGTTTACAATGGTAAAGGAGATGTTTATGACACCATCCAGGGGGCACTGGATGATTGCAGACCTGGCGATACTATAAGGGTGGATGATGGAACCTACACCGAGAATATACAGATAAACAAGGAAAACGTGTTTCTCACATCAATAAACAGGGGAGCTGTTGTTATAAATCCAGCTGATCCCAATCGGCCCGTAATCAACGTAACGGCAGACGG
This sequence is a window from Methanothermobacter sp.. Protein-coding genes within it:
- a CDS encoding nickel-dependent hydrogenase large subunit, which codes for MDGKREIIETEITMGTVHSAAIEPYRVRLFVEDEIVRDAEITVGVNHRGIERIMEGLPVEKANSLTEKVCGICSGVHLWNSVLVAEKGLGVEIPERASYIRIIVGELERLHSHLLYLAHGNEVLGHETFSMRLFYIRETVMELLRLIGGNRVQYGVPIIGGIRPRADLDEMKIQRIIEGMDFIEEKVEAFAERFTSDPMVMSRITGVCPISRKDALRLHVTGPTLRATGVEFDLRTEMPCYEPFEFDIITQDGGDVRANLLMRVLEIFESIKIIRQALRDLPDGRVVDRNWEMQDTGIVKSYVEAPRGRLYHSYAIEDGRVRGSIIRTPSMSNIGAMQYACIGHHITDAQLGIVQCDPCFTCTDRAIEIIDLNAER
- a CDS encoding NADH-quinone oxidoreductase subunit H, translating into MDASYSIISVTGTVLLGLIVSLWLPGIERKFVHARIQQRIGPPVSSPGLMAALKFFYKKTIEPCSPLPRLYNSLPIIGFISALLILLFLIPPMYTFGALASLVAVVGFLKIEEVIYVFMGSLSRSVMSLRMPFPDLAKGAKHPNVQRYFLEDLSAMRAFRLIAFGSFPIYIALFVPAVMAGSISIGDIVAYQAANGPVLFTLAGVIGTVAFFIGYMILLNEYPFAILKTKADVIEGPYMEYASKYRAFVYITRGFLMFTLGCLFSVLFIGVPPNILSWGILVNLAAAAIFPVIMAVFSAFAPVFTFKQFYPVTAAASVIGVLALVVAFV
- a CDS encoding energy-converting hydrogenase B subunit P, whose protein sequence is MKMVIRPHHMISLGGYIVELEFPYRNLIVVNPTDEHIKIEVPVFDEDWIEEHRELGLRIIPVRDEDNYLSLWRREKALLEASD
- a CDS encoding DUF5612 domain-containing protein; its protein translation is MSSAALSIKTVERPGVLSEITGMIASRNINITYAHLYVERDGHGSIYMELEDVEDMESLLDEIRSSKTVVDVRVHRSLEEIYGKRIIIIGGGAQVSQVAMGAISEADRHNIRGERISIDTIPLVGEAELAEAVSAVGRLPRVAALVLAGSLMGGEITRAVERVKSEHDIIVISLNMPGSVTGVADLVVTDPIQAGVMSVMAVADTAVFNIEKVRGEKF
- a CDS encoding Dna2/Cas4 domain-containing protein; translation: MSIAVSMISEFMFCPMKVYLRELLGISEPGNRFAIRLRDAYLDFRAAAESRARKIDEDIGMDELESILREDLGGIIRGLDETERDKIMDLMLFEVESTANRIIRAMSTLGLSGDMAAHVLFPPLIRDYPINDPSLEIHGRVTMELVDGSYYPLKIKTSKPPFRGVWPADSLELTAHAILVEREFETETLVSFIEYLLSGARRPVLADYGRREYLFDILDDIRRIKDDGELPEVQVSPSKCAGCGLAETCSREFPLK
- a CDS encoding homoserine dehydrogenase, which translates into the protein MNVGLIGFGTIGAGVVEIFNTNHDLIREKTGKDLKLKRVVDLDIETDRGVEIDPQILSTDADDILNDPEIDIVIELIGGYEPARSFILRALENGKHVVTANKALLARHWDEIITAARKNGVRIAFEASVGGGIPVLRALNESLAANRIKSIYGIINGTANYILTRMASEGMEFDDVLREAQRLGYAERDPTFDIEGHDTAQKLIILALLGFGIYVPEEDLHVEGISSIRRDDIEYANKELGCSVKLLATASLDDGELEMGVMPFLVPHEHLLSSVNGVFNGIYITGDFTGPVMFYGKGAGRRATASAVVADCMEIALNPESPLQPGPGVRMVESIREFSKTRSRYYIRLDAVDRPGVLHEIAGAFSRHEISIESVTQKGALEGESVPIYIVTHEAAEGDIQSAIREISEIQWVTGEPVRLKIL